A window of Equus przewalskii isolate Varuska chromosome 16, EquPr2, whole genome shotgun sequence contains these coding sequences:
- the ADPRHL1 gene encoding inactive ADP-ribosyltransferase ARH2 isoform X1, translating to MEKFQAAMLLASVGDALGYRNACGETSVSGTRTQGELHKSGGLDHLVLSPEKWPVSDNSIMHVATARALTTDYWCLDDLYREMVKCYVGVLEKLPEHRADPATMDGCSQLKPDNYLLAWHTPFNEKGSGFGAATKAMCIGMRYWRPERLETLIEVSVECGRMTHNHPTGFLGSLCTALFASYAIQGKPLEQWGRDMMRTVPLAEEYCKKTIRHLAEYQEHWFYFEAKWQFYLEERKISEDVDSKATFPDHYDAEERDKTYRRWSSEGRGGRRGHDAPMIAYDALLGAGSSWTELCHRAMFHGGESGATGTIAGCLFGLLHGLDSVPPGLYQDLEHKEELSRLGAALYRLSTEETPKNGKICSDKTPIDAQALKRKVSKATCHPAAHAILSSLLLYVTDHEDRPWGLPPVNRAEGGGRKVSCTPEPQDAHRRPTRFQLLQAKFMGPGREPRLKKTREVGRLIFKDKQGPSRSLVTATIGKLLEKTREPIHSQKPRWGPPAGKSTVKNILKMFLAAEEKEAAEKPPAERPRAAGGPLPRTAGKRNSVLSKLREKFEQSGCLYSEAGVLPLRTEDRKKKNLRRTKMHRPQARVLCMATLASTCIRMPLARFLACTAEPVPAFSIATVVCGPRSWLSHCAKISRSDLGRVPRPATGTSPSVGETAPGGNKTPGKGRLGGECSGFPAPMTTAPRDHTGTVCPRAGPECVPEPAPSPASRRGEALPGRKPTTSPLAAASPGYTQAAGGDSRGAPQAEGTTDDTWGMRGAGVAPAVTLTVCSSEDETERSISDSERDPLFATQRNFPEENVPGRIPPLNMHAAQAAQRTQPAIEPPQIMVRLPVVHEMPPPHATPPRAPGGEDQCPGALGGESAIGNTEAPFPTTESRSRGPATAGLREPPGTRQGYWADPSPTPLQGAASADRHPPEAVPMPKPWASSPGGKGHEGGRGKLDRHEAREHVCTDAVSELTCEKQQLPESGATPPRDEGAPSRYTTASESRPGGTRCSASGWQQGPASSEEHRAGGPALLAASTKDRTRSESLTSTDKHILHEQERGRAPLPASAQPLLMAEESTTGGLGEHRPSSLNGRPEPSIRAPGWLTAEGAKSHTAPAPGDALNPENSVAEERRALHGGERSLSTSHGLLAEDLAREPSRPLFLAPGGPWEPHSRAAQSSIRQDSGPRRPLASESPAEPQAALPLKAAGTQSVHDDPLACVSNEWAARPAKAAGGSRDTMSAQASPAAADTKSPGPPSSHPLPQGRRTKGPPHHTSGRGLAPSEPQQARKEDRAASGKQHPSSAGPTPQPSLAPSTAAEGQQVDRVPQECPNLQARPQMASCTRAGVLEEVKVGERPQPQAGRGGREDGASGPAGLAGPGKEGAAPWGQNGTVCWAEKAQTRPRDEREVEATATEVETPRLSAAKGLEHLFQQRGRREEEPARGHGAPTEESQAPSPSEKLGRPALAQAGRMAPHDLARPTGGSAAVAPIAGDSGKSQGPAPRGAQGAPRAPLKTGERRPGAAESQLCPRPEPTRGSAGSPPQPGGRQTPGAQAQEGPADTPGAGRGPWEPEHRRRSARLAKYRAQSFCDQRSFDLSFRPAALRADAAAEPPK from the exons ATGGAGAAGTTTCAGGCCGCGATGCTGCTGGCGAGTGTCGGGGATGCTCTCGGTTACAGAAATGCCTGTGGGGAGACCAGCGTTTCAGGCACGAGGACCCAGGGGGAGCTGCACAAAAGCGGGGGGCTGGACCACCTGGTGCTCTCACCAGAGAAATGGCCGGTGAGCGACAACAGCATCATGCACGTGGCGACGGCCCGGGCACTGACCACAG ACTACTGGTGCCTGGATGACCTGTACCGGGAGATGGTGAAGTGCTACGTGGGAGTCCTCGAGAAGCTTCCAGAGCACCGGGCCGACCCAGCAACCATGGACGGCTGCTCGCAGCTGAAGCCGGACAACTATCTCCTCGCCTGGCACACGCCCTTCAACGAGAAGG GTTCAGGATTCGGAGCTGCCACCAAGGCGATGTGCATCGGCATGCGGTACTGGCGGCCTGAGCGGCTGGAGACCCTGATCGAGGTCAGCGTCGAGTGCGGCAGGATGACCCACAACCACCCCACAG gCTTCCTCGGGTCCCTGTGCACAGCCCTGTTTGCATCTTACGCCATACAAGGAAAGCCGCTCGAGCAGTGGGGGAGGGACATGATGAGGACAGTCCCTCTGGCGGAAGAATATTGCAAGAAGACCATCCGGCACCTGGCAG AGTACCAGGAGCACTGGTTTTACTTTGAAGCAAAATGGCAGTTTTACttggaggagagaaaaatcagtgaagacGTGGACAGTAAAGCCACCTTTCCTGACCACTATGACGCCGAGGAGAGGGACAAG ACCTACAGGAGGTGGAGCTCGGAGGGGCGAGGGGGACGGCGGGGCCACGACGCCCCCATGATTGCATATGACGCTCTCCTGGGAGCCGGGAGCAGCTGGACGGAGCTCTGCCACCGGGCCATGTTTCACGGAG GTGAGAGCGGGGCCACGGGGACCATCGCGGGCTGCCTGTTCGGGCTGCTGCACGGCCTGGACTCCGTCCCCCCGGGGCTGTACCAGGACCTGGAGCACAAGGAAGAGCTGAGCCGCCTGGGCGCAGCCCTCTACCGCCTGTCCACGGAGGAGAC cCCCAAGAATGGCAAGATCTGCAGTGACAAGACGCCCATCGATGCCCAAGCCCTGAAAAGGAAGGTCAGCAAGGCGACGTGCCACCCGGCCGCCCACGCCATCCTCAGCAGCCTGCTGCTCTATGTCACCGACCACGAGGACAGGCCCTGGGGGCTGCCTCCCGTCAACAGGGCAGAGGGCGGGGGGAGAAAGGTGAGCTGCACGCCAGAGCCCCAGGACGCCCACCGGCGGCCCACGCGCTTCCAGCTCCTGCAGGCCAAGTTCATGGGCCCTGGACGGGAGCCCCGTCTCAAGAAGACCCGGGAGGTAGGGAGGCTGATCTTCAAGGACAAGCAGGGCCCCAGCAGGAGCTTGGTGACGGCCACCATCGGCAAGCTCCTTGAGAAGACCCGGGAGCCGATCCATAGCCAGAAGCCCCGGTGGGGCCCGCCTGCCGGGAAGAGCACCGTGAAAAACATCCTGAAGATGTTCTTGGCcgcagaggagaaggaggctgcGGAGAAGCCACCCGCGGAGCGGCCCAGAGCTGCGGGAGGCCCCCTGCCGAGGACAGCGGGCAAGAGGAACTCAGTCCTGTCCAAGCTGCGGGAGAAGTTCGAGCAGAGCGGCTGTCTGTACTCCGAGGCCGGCGTGTTGCCGCTCCGCACGGAGGACCGAAAGAAGAAGAACCTGCGGAGGACGAAGATGCACCGGCCTCAGGCCCGCGTGCTCTGCATGGCCACCCTTGCCAGCACCTGCATCAGGATGCCCCTCGCCCGCTTTCTGGCCTGCACGGCTGAGCCCGTGCCAGCCTTCAGCATCGCCACTGTCGTCTGCGGCCCCAGGAGCTGGCTGTCCCACTGTGCCAAAATCAGCCGCTCAGATCTGGGGCGTGTGCCCAGACCAGCAACGGGCACGTCACCCAGTGTGGGCGAGACGGCACCTGGGGGGAACAAGACACCAGGAAAAGGGCGGCTTGGCGGGGAGTGCTCAGGGTTCCCAGCGCCCATGACCACAGCTCCCAGGGACCACACGGGAACAGTGTGCCCCAGAGCAGGGCCCGAGTGCGTCCCTGAGCCagccccctctcctgcctcccgcAGGGGCGAAGCTCTTCCTGGCCGCAAGCCCACCACATCCCCACTGGCAGCAGCCAGCCCAGGGTACACCCAGGCAGCAGGAGGTGACAGCAGGGGGGCCCCCCAGGCAGAGGGCACTACAGACGACACCTGGGGGATGAGAGGGGCAGGGGTGGCCCCCGCAGTCACACTGACTGTTTGCAGCTCGGAGGATGAAACAGAAAGATCCATTTCAGACTCAGAGAGAGACCCCCTCTTCGCCACCCAGAggaattttccagaagagaaTGTACCAGGACGTATCCCACCACTCAACATGCACGCAGCCCAGGCCGCTCAGCGCACTCAGCCGGCCATCGAGCCTCCACAGATAATGGTCAGACTTCCCGTTGTCCACGAAATGCCGCCCCCTCATGCCACGCCGCCAAGGGCACCAGGTGGTGAGGACCAGTGTCCTGGTGCTCTGGGAGGAGAGAGCGCGATCGGAAACACAGAAGCGCCATTTCCCACCACGGAGAGTAGAAGCCGCGGCCCAGCCACAGCCGGACTGAGGGAGCCCCCAGGTACGCGGCAGGGCTACTGGGCAGACCCCAGCCCCACGCCCCTACAGGGGGCTGCCAGCGCTGATCGCCACCCCCCCGAGGCAGTGCCAATGCCGAAACCATGGGCAAGTTCCCCTGGAGGGAAGGGACACGAAGGCGGCCGTGGGAAGCTGGACCGGCATGAGGCTCGAGAGCACGTTTGCACAGACGCTGTTTCCGAGCTCACCTGTGAGAAGCAGCAGCTGCCAGAATCAGGGGCAACGCCACCCCGCGATGAAGGCGCCCCATCACGGTACACCACAGCGTCGGAGAGCCGCCCAGGAGGGACCCGCTGCTCTGCCTCTGGCTGGCAGCAAGGGCCGGCTTCCAGCGAGGAGCACCGGGCGGGCGGCCCCGCCCTGCTGGCGGCCTCCACCAAGGACCGGACAAGGTCCGAGAGTTTGACCTCGACGGACAAGCACATCCTGCATGAGCAAGAACGCGGGCGAGCCCCACTGCCCGCGTCTGCCCAGCCCCTGCTGATGGCCGAGGAGAGCACTACCGGCGGCCTCGGCGAGCACAGACCGTCCTCCTTAAATGGACGCCCGGAACCAAGCATCAGAGCCCCTGGGTGGTTGACGGCTGAAGGGGCCAAGAGTCACACAGCGCCAGCGCCCGGTGACGCCCTGAACCCCGAAAACAGTGTGGCCGAAGAGCGGAGGGCTCTGCACGGGGGAGAGCGCAGCTTGTCAACAAGCCATGGCCTCCTAGCGGAGGACCTCGCTCGAGAACCCAGCCGCCCCCTCTTCCTGGCGCCCGGTGGGCCCTGGGAGCCCCACAGCAGAGCGGCACAGAGCAGCATCCGCCAAGACTCAGGGCCGCGGCGGCCTCTGGCCTCGGAGTCCCCGGCAGAGCCCCAGGCCGCTCTCCCACTCAAGGCCGCTGGCACCCAATCTGTGCATGATGATCCCCTCGCGTGTGTTTCCAATGAATGGGCAGCGCGCCCGGCGAAGGCGGCGGGAGGAAGCAGGGACACCATGTCCGCGCAGGCCAGCCCTGCGGCGGCTGACACCAAGTCCCCGGGGCCGCCCTCAAGTCATCCCCTGCCACAGGGACGCCGCACCAAGGGGCCGCCCCACCACACCTCGGGCAGGGGGCTGGCACCTTCTGAGCCCCAGCAGGCCAGGAAAGAGGACCGCGCCGCATCGGGAAAGCAGCACCCTTCCAGCGCGGGGCCTACACCTCAGCCGTCCTTGGCGCCCTCGACGGCAGCAGAGGGCCAGCAGGTGGACAGGGTGCCCCAGGAGTGTCCCAACCTCCAGGCACGCCCGCAGATGGCATCCTGCACGCGGGCCGGTGTCCTGGAGGAGGTCAAGGTTGGGGAGAGGCCACAGCCACAGGCAGGCCGGGGGGGCCGGGAGGACGGGGCCTCAGGGCCTGCAGGACTGGCCGGTCCTGGAAAGGAGGGAGCAGCTCCTTGGGGCCAGAATGGCACAGTGTGTTGGGCTGAAAAGGCTCAGACTCGACCCAGGGATGAGCGGGAAGTGGAGGCCACGGCCACTGAGGTGGAGACGCCCCGGCTGTCAGCTGCGAAAGGCCTGGAACATCTGTTCCAGCAGCGGGGGAGGCGTGAAGAGGAGCCCGCTCGCGGACACGGTGCGCCCACTGAAGAGAGCCAAGCACCTTCCCCCTCAGAGAAGCTGGGGCGCCCGGCACTGGCCCAGGCCGGCAGGATGGCGCCCCACGACCTGGCGCGGCCCACAGGTGGCTCGGCAGCAGTGGCACCCATTGCAGGCGATAGTGGAAAGTCCCAGGGACCGGCTCCCAGGGGCGCCCAGGGGGCGCCCAGAGCGCCGCTCAAGACCGGAGAACGGCGGCCTGGGGCGGCTGAGAGCCAGCTGTGTCCCCGCCCTGAGCCCACCCGGGGCTCTGCAGGGTCCCCACCTCAGCCTGGGGGCCGCCAGACACCTGGTGCCCAGGCCCAGGAGGGGCCCGCAGACACCCCCGGGGCGGGGAGAGGCCCATGGGAGCCCGAGCATCGCCGGAGGTCAGCACGCTTGGCCAAGTACCGAGCCCAGAGCTTCTGCGACCAGAGGTCCTTCGACCTGTCCTTCAGACCCGCCGCTCTCAGGGCCGACGCCGCGGCTGAGCCGCCAAAGTGA
- the ADPRHL1 gene encoding inactive ADP-ribosyltransferase ARH2 isoform X2, with translation MVKCYVGVLEKLPEHRADPATMDGCSQLKPDNYLLAWHTPFNEKGSGFGAATKAMCIGMRYWRPERLETLIEVSVECGRMTHNHPTGFLGSLCTALFASYAIQGKPLEQWGRDMMRTVPLAEEYCKKTIRHLAEYQEHWFYFEAKWQFYLEERKISEDVDSKATFPDHYDAEERDKTYRRWSSEGRGGRRGHDAPMIAYDALLGAGSSWTELCHRAMFHGGESGATGTIAGCLFGLLHGLDSVPPGLYQDLEHKEELSRLGAALYRLSTEETPKNGKICSDKTPIDAQALKRKVSKATCHPAAHAILSSLLLYVTDHEDRPWGLPPVNRAEGGGRKVSCTPEPQDAHRRPTRFQLLQAKFMGPGREPRLKKTREVGRLIFKDKQGPSRSLVTATIGKLLEKTREPIHSQKPRWGPPAGKSTVKNILKMFLAAEEKEAAEKPPAERPRAAGGPLPRTAGKRNSVLSKLREKFEQSGCLYSEAGVLPLRTEDRKKKNLRRTKMHRPQARVLCMATLASTCIRMPLARFLACTAEPVPAFSIATVVCGPRSWLSHCAKISRSDLGRVPRPATGTSPSVGETAPGGNKTPGKGRLGGECSGFPAPMTTAPRDHTGTVCPRAGPECVPEPAPSPASRRGEALPGRKPTTSPLAAASPGYTQAAGGDSRGAPQAEGTTDDTWGMRGAGVAPAVTLTVCSSEDETERSISDSERDPLFATQRNFPEENVPGRIPPLNMHAAQAAQRTQPAIEPPQIMVRLPVVHEMPPPHATPPRAPGGEDQCPGALGGESAIGNTEAPFPTTESRSRGPATAGLREPPGTRQGYWADPSPTPLQGAASADRHPPEAVPMPKPWASSPGGKGHEGGRGKLDRHEAREHVCTDAVSELTCEKQQLPESGATPPRDEGAPSRYTTASESRPGGTRCSASGWQQGPASSEEHRAGGPALLAASTKDRTRSESLTSTDKHILHEQERGRAPLPASAQPLLMAEESTTGGLGEHRPSSLNGRPEPSIRAPGWLTAEGAKSHTAPAPGDALNPENSVAEERRALHGGERSLSTSHGLLAEDLAREPSRPLFLAPGGPWEPHSRAAQSSIRQDSGPRRPLASESPAEPQAALPLKAAGTQSVHDDPLACVSNEWAARPAKAAGGSRDTMSAQASPAAADTKSPGPPSSHPLPQGRRTKGPPHHTSGRGLAPSEPQQARKEDRAASGKQHPSSAGPTPQPSLAPSTAAEGQQVDRVPQECPNLQARPQMASCTRAGVLEEVKVGERPQPQAGRGGREDGASGPAGLAGPGKEGAAPWGQNGTVCWAEKAQTRPRDEREVEATATEVETPRLSAAKGLEHLFQQRGRREEEPARGHGAPTEESQAPSPSEKLGRPALAQAGRMAPHDLARPTGGSAAVAPIAGDSGKSQGPAPRGAQGAPRAPLKTGERRPGAAESQLCPRPEPTRGSAGSPPQPGGRQTPGAQAQEGPADTPGAGRGPWEPEHRRRSARLAKYRAQSFCDQRSFDLSFRPAALRADAAAEPPK, from the exons ATGGTGAAGTGCTACGTGGGAGTCCTCGAGAAGCTTCCAGAGCACCGGGCCGACCCAGCAACCATGGACGGCTGCTCGCAGCTGAAGCCGGACAACTATCTCCTCGCCTGGCACACGCCCTTCAACGAGAAGG GTTCAGGATTCGGAGCTGCCACCAAGGCGATGTGCATCGGCATGCGGTACTGGCGGCCTGAGCGGCTGGAGACCCTGATCGAGGTCAGCGTCGAGTGCGGCAGGATGACCCACAACCACCCCACAG gCTTCCTCGGGTCCCTGTGCACAGCCCTGTTTGCATCTTACGCCATACAAGGAAAGCCGCTCGAGCAGTGGGGGAGGGACATGATGAGGACAGTCCCTCTGGCGGAAGAATATTGCAAGAAGACCATCCGGCACCTGGCAG AGTACCAGGAGCACTGGTTTTACTTTGAAGCAAAATGGCAGTTTTACttggaggagagaaaaatcagtgaagacGTGGACAGTAAAGCCACCTTTCCTGACCACTATGACGCCGAGGAGAGGGACAAG ACCTACAGGAGGTGGAGCTCGGAGGGGCGAGGGGGACGGCGGGGCCACGACGCCCCCATGATTGCATATGACGCTCTCCTGGGAGCCGGGAGCAGCTGGACGGAGCTCTGCCACCGGGCCATGTTTCACGGAG GTGAGAGCGGGGCCACGGGGACCATCGCGGGCTGCCTGTTCGGGCTGCTGCACGGCCTGGACTCCGTCCCCCCGGGGCTGTACCAGGACCTGGAGCACAAGGAAGAGCTGAGCCGCCTGGGCGCAGCCCTCTACCGCCTGTCCACGGAGGAGAC cCCCAAGAATGGCAAGATCTGCAGTGACAAGACGCCCATCGATGCCCAAGCCCTGAAAAGGAAGGTCAGCAAGGCGACGTGCCACCCGGCCGCCCACGCCATCCTCAGCAGCCTGCTGCTCTATGTCACCGACCACGAGGACAGGCCCTGGGGGCTGCCTCCCGTCAACAGGGCAGAGGGCGGGGGGAGAAAGGTGAGCTGCACGCCAGAGCCCCAGGACGCCCACCGGCGGCCCACGCGCTTCCAGCTCCTGCAGGCCAAGTTCATGGGCCCTGGACGGGAGCCCCGTCTCAAGAAGACCCGGGAGGTAGGGAGGCTGATCTTCAAGGACAAGCAGGGCCCCAGCAGGAGCTTGGTGACGGCCACCATCGGCAAGCTCCTTGAGAAGACCCGGGAGCCGATCCATAGCCAGAAGCCCCGGTGGGGCCCGCCTGCCGGGAAGAGCACCGTGAAAAACATCCTGAAGATGTTCTTGGCcgcagaggagaaggaggctgcGGAGAAGCCACCCGCGGAGCGGCCCAGAGCTGCGGGAGGCCCCCTGCCGAGGACAGCGGGCAAGAGGAACTCAGTCCTGTCCAAGCTGCGGGAGAAGTTCGAGCAGAGCGGCTGTCTGTACTCCGAGGCCGGCGTGTTGCCGCTCCGCACGGAGGACCGAAAGAAGAAGAACCTGCGGAGGACGAAGATGCACCGGCCTCAGGCCCGCGTGCTCTGCATGGCCACCCTTGCCAGCACCTGCATCAGGATGCCCCTCGCCCGCTTTCTGGCCTGCACGGCTGAGCCCGTGCCAGCCTTCAGCATCGCCACTGTCGTCTGCGGCCCCAGGAGCTGGCTGTCCCACTGTGCCAAAATCAGCCGCTCAGATCTGGGGCGTGTGCCCAGACCAGCAACGGGCACGTCACCCAGTGTGGGCGAGACGGCACCTGGGGGGAACAAGACACCAGGAAAAGGGCGGCTTGGCGGGGAGTGCTCAGGGTTCCCAGCGCCCATGACCACAGCTCCCAGGGACCACACGGGAACAGTGTGCCCCAGAGCAGGGCCCGAGTGCGTCCCTGAGCCagccccctctcctgcctcccgcAGGGGCGAAGCTCTTCCTGGCCGCAAGCCCACCACATCCCCACTGGCAGCAGCCAGCCCAGGGTACACCCAGGCAGCAGGAGGTGACAGCAGGGGGGCCCCCCAGGCAGAGGGCACTACAGACGACACCTGGGGGATGAGAGGGGCAGGGGTGGCCCCCGCAGTCACACTGACTGTTTGCAGCTCGGAGGATGAAACAGAAAGATCCATTTCAGACTCAGAGAGAGACCCCCTCTTCGCCACCCAGAggaattttccagaagagaaTGTACCAGGACGTATCCCACCACTCAACATGCACGCAGCCCAGGCCGCTCAGCGCACTCAGCCGGCCATCGAGCCTCCACAGATAATGGTCAGACTTCCCGTTGTCCACGAAATGCCGCCCCCTCATGCCACGCCGCCAAGGGCACCAGGTGGTGAGGACCAGTGTCCTGGTGCTCTGGGAGGAGAGAGCGCGATCGGAAACACAGAAGCGCCATTTCCCACCACGGAGAGTAGAAGCCGCGGCCCAGCCACAGCCGGACTGAGGGAGCCCCCAGGTACGCGGCAGGGCTACTGGGCAGACCCCAGCCCCACGCCCCTACAGGGGGCTGCCAGCGCTGATCGCCACCCCCCCGAGGCAGTGCCAATGCCGAAACCATGGGCAAGTTCCCCTGGAGGGAAGGGACACGAAGGCGGCCGTGGGAAGCTGGACCGGCATGAGGCTCGAGAGCACGTTTGCACAGACGCTGTTTCCGAGCTCACCTGTGAGAAGCAGCAGCTGCCAGAATCAGGGGCAACGCCACCCCGCGATGAAGGCGCCCCATCACGGTACACCACAGCGTCGGAGAGCCGCCCAGGAGGGACCCGCTGCTCTGCCTCTGGCTGGCAGCAAGGGCCGGCTTCCAGCGAGGAGCACCGGGCGGGCGGCCCCGCCCTGCTGGCGGCCTCCACCAAGGACCGGACAAGGTCCGAGAGTTTGACCTCGACGGACAAGCACATCCTGCATGAGCAAGAACGCGGGCGAGCCCCACTGCCCGCGTCTGCCCAGCCCCTGCTGATGGCCGAGGAGAGCACTACCGGCGGCCTCGGCGAGCACAGACCGTCCTCCTTAAATGGACGCCCGGAACCAAGCATCAGAGCCCCTGGGTGGTTGACGGCTGAAGGGGCCAAGAGTCACACAGCGCCAGCGCCCGGTGACGCCCTGAACCCCGAAAACAGTGTGGCCGAAGAGCGGAGGGCTCTGCACGGGGGAGAGCGCAGCTTGTCAACAAGCCATGGCCTCCTAGCGGAGGACCTCGCTCGAGAACCCAGCCGCCCCCTCTTCCTGGCGCCCGGTGGGCCCTGGGAGCCCCACAGCAGAGCGGCACAGAGCAGCATCCGCCAAGACTCAGGGCCGCGGCGGCCTCTGGCCTCGGAGTCCCCGGCAGAGCCCCAGGCCGCTCTCCCACTCAAGGCCGCTGGCACCCAATCTGTGCATGATGATCCCCTCGCGTGTGTTTCCAATGAATGGGCAGCGCGCCCGGCGAAGGCGGCGGGAGGAAGCAGGGACACCATGTCCGCGCAGGCCAGCCCTGCGGCGGCTGACACCAAGTCCCCGGGGCCGCCCTCAAGTCATCCCCTGCCACAGGGACGCCGCACCAAGGGGCCGCCCCACCACACCTCGGGCAGGGGGCTGGCACCTTCTGAGCCCCAGCAGGCCAGGAAAGAGGACCGCGCCGCATCGGGAAAGCAGCACCCTTCCAGCGCGGGGCCTACACCTCAGCCGTCCTTGGCGCCCTCGACGGCAGCAGAGGGCCAGCAGGTGGACAGGGTGCCCCAGGAGTGTCCCAACCTCCAGGCACGCCCGCAGATGGCATCCTGCACGCGGGCCGGTGTCCTGGAGGAGGTCAAGGTTGGGGAGAGGCCACAGCCACAGGCAGGCCGGGGGGGCCGGGAGGACGGGGCCTCAGGGCCTGCAGGACTGGCCGGTCCTGGAAAGGAGGGAGCAGCTCCTTGGGGCCAGAATGGCACAGTGTGTTGGGCTGAAAAGGCTCAGACTCGACCCAGGGATGAGCGGGAAGTGGAGGCCACGGCCACTGAGGTGGAGACGCCCCGGCTGTCAGCTGCGAAAGGCCTGGAACATCTGTTCCAGCAGCGGGGGAGGCGTGAAGAGGAGCCCGCTCGCGGACACGGTGCGCCCACTGAAGAGAGCCAAGCACCTTCCCCCTCAGAGAAGCTGGGGCGCCCGGCACTGGCCCAGGCCGGCAGGATGGCGCCCCACGACCTGGCGCGGCCCACAGGTGGCTCGGCAGCAGTGGCACCCATTGCAGGCGATAGTGGAAAGTCCCAGGGACCGGCTCCCAGGGGCGCCCAGGGGGCGCCCAGAGCGCCGCTCAAGACCGGAGAACGGCGGCCTGGGGCGGCTGAGAGCCAGCTGTGTCCCCGCCCTGAGCCCACCCGGGGCTCTGCAGGGTCCCCACCTCAGCCTGGGGGCCGCCAGACACCTGGTGCCCAGGCCCAGGAGGGGCCCGCAGACACCCCCGGGGCGGGGAGAGGCCCATGGGAGCCCGAGCATCGCCGGAGGTCAGCACGCTTGGCCAAGTACCGAGCCCAGAGCTTCTGCGACCAGAGGTCCTTCGACCTGTCCTTCAGACCCGCCGCTCTCAGGGCCGACGCCGCGGCTGAGCCGCCAAAGTGA